The Pseudomonas fluorescens genome segment AGTTGGTACGAGTTGTTTCCCCGCTCGATCACCGACGATCCCGCCCGCCACGGCACCTTCAATGACGTACACGCGCGTCTGCCAATGATTCAGGACATGGGTTTCGACGTGTTGTATTTCACGCCGATCCACCCGATTGGCCGCAGCCACCGCAAGGGCCGCAACAATTCCCTGACCGCCGGCCCCGACGACCCCGGCAGCCCGTATGCGATCGGCAGTGAAGAGGGCGGGCATGAAGCGATTCACTCGCAGCTCGGCACCCGTGAGGATTTTCGTCGACTGGTGACTGCCGCTGCCGAGCACGGTCTGGAAATCGCCCTCGACTTTGCGATCCAGTGTTCCCAGGACCACCCTTGGCTCAAGCAGCATCCGGGCTGGTTCAACTGGCGGCCGGACGGCACGATCAAATACGCGGAGAACCCGCCGAAGAAATACCAGGACATCGTCAACGTCGACTTCTATGCGCCGGAAGCGATTCCGAGCCTGTGGGTCGAGCTGCGCGACATCGTGGTCGGCTGGGTGCAGGAGGGCGTGAAGATCTTTCGCGTCGACAATCCGCACACCAAGCCGCTGCCGTTCTGGCAATGGCTGATCGCCGATGTGCGCGCACTGCACCCGGAGGTGATCTTCCTCGCTGAAGCGTTCACCACGCCGGCGATGATGGCGCGACTGGGCAAGGTCGGTTACACCCAGAGCTACACCTATTTCACCTGGCGCAACACCAAGGCCGAACTGGCGACTTACTTCAGCGAACTCAATGAATCACCTTGGCGCGAGTGCTATCGGCCGAATTTCTTCGTCAACACCCCGGACATCAACCCGGCGTTCCTGCATGAGTCGGGGCGTCCCGGGTTTCTCATCCGTGCGGCGCTGGCGACCATGGGTTCGGGCCTGTGGGGCATGTATTCGGGGTTTGAACTGTGCGAATCGGCACCGGTGCCGGGCAAGGAGGAATACCTCGATTCGGAGAAGTACGAAATCCGCGTCCGCGACTTCAACCAGCCCGGCAACATCATTGCCGAGATCGCCCAGCTCAACCGCATCCGCCGGCAGAACCCGGCGTTGCACAGCCATCTGGGCCTGAAGGTCTACAACGCCTGGAACGACAACATTCTGTATTTCGGCAAGCGCAGCGCGGACGGCAGCAATTTCATTCTGGTGGCCGTCAGCCTCGATCCGCATAACGTGCAGGAGGCGAATTTCGAGCTGCCGCTGTGGGAAATGGGCCTGGCGGATGATGCCACCACCCACGGCGAAGATTTGATGAACGGCCATCGCTGGGACTGGCACGGCAAGTACCAGTTCATGCGGATCGACCCGGCGTATCAGCCGTTTGGAATCTGGCGCATTACTGCTTCCTGATCGTGGGCGCCCCAACAGAATTCAACAGGAGTTTCATATGGCGAAGAAACCCAAGGCTGCCACCTTCATCAAGGACCCGCTCTGGTACAAGGACGCGGTCATCTATCAAGTTCACGTCAAATCCTTTTTCGACTCCAACAACGACGGAATCGGCGACTTTCCCGGCCTGATCGCCAAACTCGATTACATCGCCGACCTTGGCGTCAACACCATCTGGCTGCTGCCGTTCTACCCGTCGCCACGGCGCGATGATGGCTACGACATCGCCGAATACCGGGGTGTGCACAGCGATTACGGGACGATGGCTGACGCCAGGCGGTTCATCGCCGAGGCCCACAAGCGTGGTTTGCGTGTCATCACCGAGCTGGTCATCAACCACACTTCCGACCAGCACCCGTGGTTCCAGCGGGCCCGCAAGGCCAAACCCGGTTCGGCCGCTCGCGACTTCTATGTATGGTCGGATGATGATCAGAAATACGACGGCACGCGGATCATTTTTCTCGACACCGAAAAGTCCAACTGGACCTGGGACCCGGTGGCCGGGCAGTACTTCTGGCACCGTTTCTATTCGCACCAGCCCGATCTGAATTTCGACAACCCGCAAGTCATGAAAGCCGTGCTGTCGGTGATGCGCTACTGGCTGGACATGGGCATCGACGGCCTGCGCCTGGATGCCATTCCGTACCTGATCGAGCGCGACGGCACCAACAACGAAAACCTGCCGGAAACCCACGACGTCCTCAAGCAGATCCGCGCCGAAATCGACGCCAACTATCCGGATCGCATGCTGCTGGCCGAAGCCAACCAATGGCCGGAAGACACCCAGCTGTATTTTGGTGACACCGACGCCGAGGGCGTGAATGGCGACGAATGCCACATGGCGTTCCACTTCCCGCTGATGCCGCGCATGTACATGGCGCTGGCCCAGGAAGATCGCTTCCCGATCACCGATATCCTGCGCCAGACTCCGGAGATCCCGGCCAATTGCCAATGGGCGATCTTCCTGCGCAACCACGATGAACTGACGCTGGAGATGGTCACCGACAAGGAGCGCGACTACCTCTGGAATTACTACGCCGCCGACCGCCGCGCACGGATCAACCTCGGCATCCGCCGACGTCTGGCGCCGCTGATGGAGCGCGACCGTCGCCGCATCGAGCTGCTCAACAGTTTGCTGCTGTCGATGCCCGGCACGCCCACCCTGTATTACGGCGATGAGATCGGCATGGGTGACAACATCTACCTCGGCGACCGCGACGGCGTGCGCACGCCGATGCAATGGTCGATCGACCGCAACGGCGGGTTCTCCCGCGCCGATCCGGCCAGTCTGGTCCTGCCGCCGATCATGGACCCGCAATACGGCTATCAGTCGGTCAACGTCGAAACCCAGGCCGGTGACCCGCATTCGCTGCTGAACTGGACTCGCCGTCTGCTGGCCGTGCGCAAGCAATCCAAGGCATTCGGTCGTGGCACGCTGAAAATGCTCTCGCCGGCCAACCGTCGCGTGCTGGCCTACACCCGCGAATACACCGGCCCGGATGGCAAACACGAAATCATCCTGTGCGTGGCCAACGTCTCGCGCAGTGCCCAGGCGGTGGAGCTGGACCTGTCGGCCTACGTCGGCATGGTGCCGGTGGAGATGCTCGGTGGTAACGCATTTCCGCCCATCGGCCAGCTCAACTTTCTGCTGACCCTGGCGCCTTACGGCTTCTACTGGTTCGGCCTGGCGGCGGAAAACCAGATGCCGAGCTGGCACGTCGAGCCCGCGCAGAGTCTGCCGGACTTCACCACGCTGGTGCTGAAAAAACGCATGGAAGAACTGCTCGAAGCGCCATCACGAGCCACCCTCGAACAGGGCATCCTGCCAAACTGGCTGCAGAATCGCCGCTGGTTCGCCGGCAAGGATGCTGCCATCGAACACGTGAAGCTGGCCTACGGCGTGCGCTTCGGCGATGCGCAGCATCCGGTGCTGCTCAGCGAAATCGAAGTGCAGAGCGGCGGGCAGTCCAGTCGTTATCAATTGCCGTTCGGCTTTATTTCCGAAGATCAGGTCGGGCCGGCGTTGCCGCAGCAATTGGCCCTGGCGCGGGTGCGTCGGGTGCGTCAGGTCGGGCTGATTACCGATGCATTCAGCCTCGAAGCCTTTATTCGCGCAGTGCTGCAAGGCATGCAGTCCGGGACGGTGCTGGAATCCAGCGATGGCGAGATCCGTTTCGAGGCAACGCCTGAGCTGGAAAAACTCGGTCTCGGCGCGGAATCCGAAGTGCGTTATCTGTCCGCCGAGCAATCCAACAGTTCGGTGGTGATCGGCAACAGTCTGGTGCTCAAGCTGATCCGCAAAGTCGCTTCTGGCGTACACCCGGAACTGGAGATGAGCGCTTACCTGACCGCGGCCGGATTTGCCAATATCTCTCCGCTGCTGGGTTCGGTGATTCGCCGCGACGGGAAGGGCGAAGACAACCTGCTGATGATTGCGCAGGGCTACTTGAGCAATCAGGGCGACGCCTGGGAATGGACACAGAACAACCTCGAACGGGCGCTGCGCGATGAACTGGCCGACGCCGTTTCCGAACAGGCGCAACACTACAATGCCTTGGGTGAGTTGAAGGATTTCGCCGGCATGCTCGGCCAGCGTCTGGGGGAAATGCATCAGGTGCTGGCAGCGCCGAGCGACAACAAGGACTTCGCACCGCAAGTCAGTTTGACCAAGGACGCGCAGGCGACCGGCAAGGATGTCGCGGCTCAGGTCGAGCACGCGCTGAAGCTGCTCAAGCAACATCAGGGTGAACTCGACGCGACGGATCAGAAGCTGGTCGGTCGCTTGCTCGACCACAAGAAAACCATCTTGGCCCATGTGCAGGAACTGGCGAAGCAGTCGGCTGGCGGCCTGCGGATTCGCGTGCATGGCGACCTGCATTTGGGGCAGGTGCTGGTGATCAAGGGCGACGCCTATCTGATCGATTTCGAAGGTGAGCCGGCACGGCCACTGGCCGAGCGCCGAGGCAAGCACAGTCCGTACAAGGATGTCAGCGGGGTGCTGCGTTCCTTCGACTATGCCGCCGCCATGGCCCTGAATGTGCACAACGTCGACAACAGCCCCGAGGCCGAAGCCGCGCGTCGGCGGGTCACGGAGCGTTACCTGCGCGAAGCCCGGGAAGCATTTCTCCAGGCATATCGCCAAGCGGCAGCTAGTCTTGATCATGCCTGGCAAGATCCTGAAGGTGCCGACGCCGCACTGGCGTTGTTCGGTCTGGAGAAAGCGGCCTACGAAGTGGCCTATGAAGCCGAAAATCGCCCCACCTGGCTGCCCGTGCCGTTGCACGGCCTGTATGGGTTATTGACGGGGCTGGAACCCTTTTCCGATCTTGATGGAGAGTAGTCATGAGTTTCTCGAACAGGGAACAGGGTCACGCTAAAGAAAGATTGCTGCCCACTGCAAAAGATATCGATGCATTGGTGCGCGCAGAACATCAAGACCCGTTTTCCATTCTTGGCCCCCACGGCGATGGC includes the following:
- a CDS encoding alpha-1,4-glucan--maltose-1-phosphate maltosyltransferase; protein product: MTAEKPSEQSYNPHIPLSQALLLPRIVIENTAPTLDGGQFAVKAIAGRKIVVTSKVFADGHDKLAVRIRWREEGDETWQTEVMSDQGNNGWRGVFQPQRMGRYLFLIEAWIDQFASFQYELEKKHTAAVPVSLELQEGRTMVQQAAERSEGQLSEQLAALHHELSGLLETEQVALFLHPQSAQLMAEADHRPYLSISSEFPVDVERELAEFASWYELFPRSITDDPARHGTFNDVHARLPMIQDMGFDVLYFTPIHPIGRSHRKGRNNSLTAGPDDPGSPYAIGSEEGGHEAIHSQLGTREDFRRLVTAAAEHGLEIALDFAIQCSQDHPWLKQHPGWFNWRPDGTIKYAENPPKKYQDIVNVDFYAPEAIPSLWVELRDIVVGWVQEGVKIFRVDNPHTKPLPFWQWLIADVRALHPEVIFLAEAFTTPAMMARLGKVGYTQSYTYFTWRNTKAELATYFSELNESPWRECYRPNFFVNTPDINPAFLHESGRPGFLIRAALATMGSGLWGMYSGFELCESAPVPGKEEYLDSEKYEIRVRDFNQPGNIIAEIAQLNRIRRQNPALHSHLGLKVYNAWNDNILYFGKRSADGSNFILVAVSLDPHNVQEANFELPLWEMGLADDATTHGEDLMNGHRWDWHGKYQFMRIDPAYQPFGIWRITAS
- the treS gene encoding maltose alpha-D-glucosyltransferase, with the protein product MAKKPKAATFIKDPLWYKDAVIYQVHVKSFFDSNNDGIGDFPGLIAKLDYIADLGVNTIWLLPFYPSPRRDDGYDIAEYRGVHSDYGTMADARRFIAEAHKRGLRVITELVINHTSDQHPWFQRARKAKPGSAARDFYVWSDDDQKYDGTRIIFLDTEKSNWTWDPVAGQYFWHRFYSHQPDLNFDNPQVMKAVLSVMRYWLDMGIDGLRLDAIPYLIERDGTNNENLPETHDVLKQIRAEIDANYPDRMLLAEANQWPEDTQLYFGDTDAEGVNGDECHMAFHFPLMPRMYMALAQEDRFPITDILRQTPEIPANCQWAIFLRNHDELTLEMVTDKERDYLWNYYAADRRARINLGIRRRLAPLMERDRRRIELLNSLLLSMPGTPTLYYGDEIGMGDNIYLGDRDGVRTPMQWSIDRNGGFSRADPASLVLPPIMDPQYGYQSVNVETQAGDPHSLLNWTRRLLAVRKQSKAFGRGTLKMLSPANRRVLAYTREYTGPDGKHEIILCVANVSRSAQAVELDLSAYVGMVPVEMLGGNAFPPIGQLNFLLTLAPYGFYWFGLAAENQMPSWHVEPAQSLPDFTTLVLKKRMEELLEAPSRATLEQGILPNWLQNRRWFAGKDAAIEHVKLAYGVRFGDAQHPVLLSEIEVQSGGQSSRYQLPFGFISEDQVGPALPQQLALARVRRVRQVGLITDAFSLEAFIRAVLQGMQSGTVLESSDGEIRFEATPELEKLGLGAESEVRYLSAEQSNSSVVIGNSLVLKLIRKVASGVHPELEMSAYLTAAGFANISPLLGSVIRRDGKGEDNLLMIAQGYLSNQGDAWEWTQNNLERALRDELADAVSEQAQHYNALGELKDFAGMLGQRLGEMHQVLAAPSDNKDFAPQVSLTKDAQATGKDVAAQVEHALKLLKQHQGELDATDQKLVGRLLDHKKTILAHVQELAKQSAGGLRIRVHGDLHLGQVLVIKGDAYLIDFEGEPARPLAERRGKHSPYKDVSGVLRSFDYAAAMALNVHNVDNSPEAEAARRRVTERYLREAREAFLQAYRQAAASLDHAWQDPEGADAALALFGLEKAAYEVAYEAENRPTWLPVPLHGLYGLLTGLEPFSDLDGE